From Podospora bellae-mahoneyi strain CBS 112042 chromosome 5, whole genome shotgun sequence:
TTCATCAGATACCGAAAATTCCCCCGACACAAACAGTCGgtcaagcaagcaaagcagCCGGAATACGGCAACATCGGTGAAAAAGTTCCGAATCATATGTGTACGTGTGTGTGCGATTCATACATTACGCTTTCTATTGCCCCGTATTATATATATtcatatatacatatatatatttccAGAGAAAACCTATATAACCTACCCCAGCCTTTTTCTACCAATACCGCATGCTTGCCCTACCCATAACTTCGTGACCTCCCACCGCCAGAATTACTCGGATATCTCCTCCCGTTGGCCAGTGCGGGTATATACAGCGGTGCCGTTCTCCGCTTTGGAGACGGCAGCGAGTTGACCGCGTCCCACATCTCCATGATGCCGGCTCTGCGTGCTGGAAGCATGCTGTACTGCAGACTGTACAAGTTTCTGCGATCAAGCGGTGGCACAAATTTGCCTGTGAGTAGGCAGAGCAATACGCGCGGGGACAAGTAGTGTTTTCGGATGCGGTGTCCCATCTGAAAGTATTGATGGAACATGGCTTTGAAGCTCAGGGGTATGGACTGATCATCGTGTCAGTTTGAAAGCCAGGCAGAATAACCGAGAAATAAAAGCCTACCTTCAAGTGAATTACAGAAGTCGAAGGTATTGGTTTCGTCGTGTCATTAACGCTGTGTTTAATTTCTTGGGTATCTCGAAGTTCAAAACGAATTCCGCCTACAAACTCCAGTCAGCACACTGCAAACCATGATGTAGAGCATAAGAACATACCTGGTAACCTCCCAGGGTCTTTGATCCTCAACATAAGCGCAAAAAGTGGAAAGTGATTCAAAAATGAAAGCATGGTATCAAAAACCGCCTTGAGCGATATGATGACCATGCGGGCGATGGCAAAATTAAGGTAGAATACCACCACGGTTggaagcaaaaagaagagcaaggtgAAAAGAATGGTACCAACGAGCAGCTGATCCAGGTCGTAGTCGCACGAGTCGATGCGGTTCCTCAGTACATTGTGCTTCTTGCCGCGAAATAGGTGGAAGAGCGAGATCAGGATGTTGAGCTGCCAATGGTAGATCCTCGCAGATGCCAAGTAGAACGAATAAATGTGTATCGTCAAGATCGATGTCAGATCCGAGAACAAGGCGATTGGCATGCTGGCTCCGGCAAAGCTGGAGAAACCAATAAACCAAATCATGTGAGGTAGAACCGGACGGAGAGTCTCAATACAACCTGTGAAGGTTAGTGACGGGATGTGATGGGATGGTTGAGCACAGAATACTCACTGGACCAGTACTCAATAACCCACAGAAACAAATCCCCTAGAAACAACGCCAGTTCGCTGTTGAGCTTCAGCCCCGCTGGCCATCCCATGAGCCACGAAATACTGCTCTGCAGAGCCTCGACCGTGTACTGCGTCAAGAGGTGGCTGATCTCATCCGCAAGCCAACTGGAATTGTCGATGATGTATGACCCCAACGCAATACCAATAATAACATCATTGGCTACCAACCACAAGCTGTTGTAGAAGCGAATGTAGTCGGGATGGCTGGTGGTAACACTCTCCCAGTCGTTTTTCCTAAGCCGCAGTGTTACATACTGCATCGGCCAGTAGCAAAACTGCTGAAGCCGAATC
This genomic window contains:
- the gpi1_1 gene encoding pig-Q (COG:M; COG:O; EggNog:ENOG503NXZC), coding for MPENDGLMRIFWPADLPRSDLRGVVVGWRNSALDVFVLAILEEVEPRNVDSALKLGTLTRNAPHPVSRIYELCGQSSLHILGLSNTSDDVQIDPSWIRATTGPSIRVPIITCARASNIQIILFERPFPGRMQYISLSPIALALGDKHETFRIGLSDGAEEADEREERLKKEKKKKLVEKLKQHSIFKRTPSAKERALPKIVNQINWARELEKLMQKNVSRIGTRPKRSLSVSERVVESATTMRDIILVWLWNLVTVYVLPVIKKLFVMGLMAHRIAAEVLLTVLEWRARPKYAALKDISATAQQVEIRLQQFCYWPMQYVTLRLRKNDWESVTTSHPDYIRFYNSLWLVANDVIIGIALGSYIIDNSSWLADEISHLLTQYTVEALQSSISWLMGWPAGLKLNSELALFLGDLFLWVIEYWSSCIETLRPVLPHMIWFIGFSSFAGASMPIALFSDLTSILTIHIYSFYLASARIYHWQLNILISLFHLFRGKKHNVLRNRIDSCDYDLDQLLVGTILFTLLFFLLPTVVVFYLNFAIARMVIISLKAVFDTMLSFLNHFPLFALMLRIKDPGRLPGGIRFELRDTQEIKHSVNDTTKPIPSTSVIHLKSIPLSFKAMFHQYFQMGHRIRKHYLSPRVLLCLLTGKFVPPLDRRNLYSLQYSMLPARRAGIMEMWDAVNSLPSPKRRTAPLYIPALANGRRYPSNSGGGRSRSYG